From Apium graveolens cultivar Ventura chromosome 9, ASM990537v1, whole genome shotgun sequence, the proteins below share one genomic window:
- the LOC141686394 gene encoding putative protein phosphatase 2C 78 produces MMRNQDIVNSEDEYTNTPALPQNKSENTNNVPDTNKQINCNGKVVNYDSYGSISVKGRRKYMEDSLTVDLGILTWESNHYDYFGVYDGHGTSLACRDHLHLLVKNEVEKQVGKIIDWEKVMVTSFLRMDEHVLAQRVDGSTRSTVIVAVVGEEVLVVANCGDSRGVLSRSSTVVPLSFDPKRIRLVLVKFVF; encoded by the exons ATGATGAGAAACCAAGATATAGTTAATTCAGAAGATGAATACACAAACACACCTGCTCTGCCCCAAAATAAGTCCGAGAATACAAATAATGTACCAGATACAAATAAACAAATAAACTGTAATGGTAAAGTTGTGAACTATGATTCATACGGTAGTATCTCGGTGAAGGGAAGAAGGAAATATATGGAGGATTCTTTGACCGTAGACTTGGGGATTTTAACGTGGGAATCAAATCATTATGACTATTTTGGTGTGTATGATGGTCATGGTACTTCTCTGGCTTGTCGTGACCACTTACACCTGTTGGTTAAAAATGAGGTTGAAAAACAGGTAGGGAAAATTATAGACTGGGAGAAGGTAATGGTCACAAGTTTTCTTAGGATGGATGAACATGTGCTTGCTCAAAGAGTTGATGGTTCAACAAGATCAACTGTGATTGTTGCTGTGGTTGGGGAGGAGGTTCTGGTGGTTGCTAATTGCGGAGATTCCAGAGGTGTTTTGTCACGTTCATCCACTGTTGTGCCATTGTCTTTTGATCCTAAG AGAATAAGATTAGTGCTTGTTAAATTTGTGTTTTGA